A single region of the Idiomarinaceae bacterium HL-53 genome encodes:
- a CDS encoding lipoprotein-releasing system permease protein — protein MNLALLLARRFRRNRRSDRYLSFISWSSSIGIGLGTAVMIVLLSVMNGFERALEENLLAVVPHAEFEAVQGGLSDWQKVAEIAATHPNVLATAPNVRFTGLVQRQQKFHGVQIRAVQPDLEQQVSGLQDYVSPNAWALFTENEKGILLGKGLAEEMDVEAGDTIRIMVPELSGESGLGVPSRAPKQLSAEVVGIFEFGGEIDYRSAIIHLSYGQEIAGLGEQVNAVRLKLADVFAAPVTVSEIGFQLEEYAYMHDWTRTEGHLYRDIELVKAVMYVVLLLVMAVASFNIVATLMMQVEEKKAAIAILKTMGAQDRTIMQAFVWQGALSGVPGALIGGGLGVVLALRLPSLMAALERWMGAPLLPADIYFVSRIPVEIAVSDVLVVGLVAMLTSLLATLYPAKQASRVAPAQALRNG, from the coding sequence ATGAATCTCGCCTTGCTATTGGCGCGGCGTTTTCGGCGCAACCGTCGCTCAGATCGATATCTAAGTTTTATCTCATGGTCCTCATCGATCGGTATCGGACTTGGCACGGCGGTCATGATTGTGCTGCTGTCGGTCATGAATGGTTTTGAGCGCGCGCTGGAAGAGAATTTACTGGCTGTTGTACCACACGCAGAATTTGAGGCGGTTCAAGGAGGCCTTTCTGATTGGCAAAAAGTAGCTGAGATCGCAGCGACGCACCCAAATGTGCTGGCGACCGCGCCGAATGTAAGATTTACTGGGTTGGTGCAACGCCAACAAAAATTTCACGGTGTGCAGATACGTGCCGTGCAACCTGATTTAGAGCAACAAGTCTCGGGATTACAGGATTATGTGTCACCAAACGCATGGGCTTTATTTACTGAAAACGAAAAAGGAATACTGCTAGGGAAAGGATTGGCCGAAGAAATGGATGTAGAGGCGGGGGACACCATTCGAATTATGGTGCCTGAACTCTCGGGCGAAAGTGGGCTGGGTGTTCCATCGCGGGCACCAAAACAGCTGTCTGCAGAGGTCGTTGGTATTTTCGAATTTGGTGGGGAAATTGATTATCGTAGTGCGATTATACACTTGTCATACGGCCAAGAGATCGCTGGTTTAGGCGAGCAAGTAAATGCGGTGCGGTTGAAACTAGCAGACGTCTTCGCTGCACCGGTGACAGTATCTGAGATCGGCTTCCAATTAGAAGAATACGCTTATATGCACGATTGGACGCGAACTGAGGGGCACCTCTACCGCGACATCGAGCTTGTGAAAGCGGTCATGTACGTTGTTTTACTACTGGTGATGGCGGTCGCGTCATTCAATATTGTAGCAACGCTTATGATGCAGGTGGAGGAAAAAAAAGCCGCCATTGCAATATTGAAAACAATGGGTGCGCAAGATCGTACGATTATGCAAGCATTTGTTTGGCAGGGAGCTTTGAGTGGTGTGCCAGGGGCGCTCATTGGGGGGGGGTTGGGTGTTGTTTTAGCTTTGCGTTTACCAAGTTTGATGGCCGCACTAGAGCGTTGGATGGGCGCACCTCTACTACCTGCCGATATCTATTTTGTGAGTCGTATTCCTGTTGAGATTGCTGTAAGTGATGTCCTGGTGGTGGGGCTTGTCGCTATGCTGACCAGTTTACTGGCAACCCTTTATCCCGCAAAACAGGCCTCGCGAGTTGCGCCTGCGCAAGCGCTTCGAAACGGCTAA
- a CDS encoding lipoprotein-releasing system ATP-binding protein produces MNNLISAHEIQKSYFDGARRVDVLKDVHLTLEQGEMLAIIGASGSGKSTLLHILGGLEFPDSGSLAVADERILELNSKKLANWRNRNLGFVYQFHYLLAEFTALENVALPCLIAGQTPARAKERALLLLARVGLGERASHLPSQLSGGERQRVAIARALANEPKLVLADEPTGNLDEDSAALIYELMVELNQEFGTAFVVVTHDVELAQALPRKLAMQHGQLVEVGA; encoded by the coding sequence ATGAATAACCTCATAAGCGCACATGAAATTCAAAAGTCTTACTTTGACGGAGCGCGACGAGTTGACGTGTTGAAAGACGTTCACCTCACGCTTGAACAAGGCGAGATGCTGGCCATTATTGGTGCTTCGGGTTCGGGAAAGAGTACGTTGTTGCATATTCTGGGAGGGCTCGAGTTTCCTGATTCGGGTTCGCTAGCAGTAGCGGACGAACGAATTTTAGAGTTGAATTCTAAAAAATTAGCAAACTGGCGCAATCGTAACTTAGGTTTCGTGTATCAATTTCATTATTTGCTCGCTGAATTTACCGCGTTGGAAAATGTTGCCTTGCCGTGCTTAATTGCAGGGCAAACGCCTGCAAGAGCAAAGGAGCGTGCGCTATTGCTTCTGGCGCGGGTGGGTTTGGGTGAACGAGCGAGTCACTTGCCATCCCAGCTGTCTGGCGGTGAGCGGCAACGTGTGGCGATTGCGCGTGCGTTGGCAAATGAGCCTAAACTGGTGCTTGCCGATGAGCCAACGGGTAATCTTGATGAAGACAGCGCTGCATTGATTTATGAGTTAATGGTTGAATTGAACCAAGAGTTTGGCACTGCCTTTGTCGTGGTTACGCATGATGTTGAGCTCGCACAAGCACTACCGCGCAAGCTCGCCATGCAACATGGGCAATTAGTTGAGGTGGGCGCATGA
- a CDS encoding lipoprotein-releasing system permease protein: MFKPTELFIAFRYSRSKRKSSFTRFIRKVSMLGITLGVMSLIVVTSVMNGFEDQLKTRILGLVPQVTLQAANGATLADWERQLASFELPVAVEAHAPYVAAEGLIQGPQKLQPVLLQGVFPSLEPAQSLLHEAMLQGRLTDLRPGEYGLIVGRTLASQLNVWVGDSVRIIAAEGQRYTILGAMPAQRNFRVVGLFSAGSEIDDQVVFLHAQDAQRLFRYETGHVSGIRLYLDDAFNAPQVVSELTNSQRFQRLDAPLTATGWEARYGRLFAAVKMEKTMMVVMLALVVAVAAFNAISALVLLVQDKKGDIAVLQTLGMTPQRIYQTLVWQGVYTGGVGAFSGVLLGVAITLALNPLLRLIGVSVFGQGERLPFVFMPTQIAAIFVLAIVLTLIATLYPAARAARINPAEILRHE; the protein is encoded by the coding sequence ATGTTCAAACCGACCGAGTTATTTATCGCGTTTCGATACAGCCGAAGCAAGAGAAAATCTAGCTTTACGCGCTTCATTCGAAAAGTCTCCATGTTAGGCATTACTTTAGGTGTCATGTCGTTAATTGTGGTGACATCGGTGATGAATGGCTTTGAAGATCAGTTAAAAACAAGAATTTTAGGTCTTGTTCCGCAAGTAACTTTACAAGCAGCTAATGGTGCAACACTGGCAGACTGGGAGCGTCAGCTAGCCTCATTCGAGCTACCGGTCGCCGTTGAAGCTCATGCACCCTATGTTGCTGCAGAAGGGTTGATTCAGGGACCACAGAAGTTGCAACCTGTGTTACTTCAAGGTGTCTTTCCAAGCTTAGAGCCAGCACAAAGTCTTCTCCATGAGGCAATGTTGCAAGGGCGTTTAACCGATTTACGGCCGGGTGAATATGGTCTTATTGTAGGGAGGACGTTGGCGAGCCAGTTAAACGTTTGGGTCGGAGATTCAGTTCGCATCATCGCCGCAGAAGGTCAACGCTACACCATTTTGGGCGCCATGCCAGCACAGAGAAACTTTCGGGTTGTTGGCTTGTTTTCTGCGGGTTCCGAGATAGATGATCAAGTTGTATTTTTGCATGCGCAAGACGCACAGCGTTTGTTTCGCTACGAAACGGGTCACGTTTCGGGAATCCGACTTTATTTAGATGATGCATTCAATGCGCCTCAGGTTGTGTCCGAATTAACGAATTCGCAGCGCTTTCAGCGTCTCGACGCGCCATTAACAGCAACAGGTTGGGAAGCACGGTATGGTAGATTGTTTGCAGCCGTAAAAATGGAAAAAACAATGATGGTAGTCATGCTAGCGCTTGTTGTTGCGGTGGCAGCGTTCAATGCAATTTCGGCATTGGTTCTTCTCGTGCAAGACAAGAAAGGGGATATTGCTGTATTGCAAACATTAGGCATGACTCCCCAAAGGATTTATCAAACATTGGTATGGCAAGGGGTCTACACTGGCGGTGTAGGCGCATTTTCAGGCGTTTTGTTAGGCGTTGCAATTACGCTAGCACTGAATCCATTGCTGAGACTCATCGGGGTGTCTGTTTTTGGTCAAGGCGAGCGCCTTCCGTTTGTTTTTATGCCGACGCAAATTGCCGCCATTTTTGTATTAGCAATTGTACTCACTCTAATAGCGACACTCTATCCAGCTGCGCGTGCCGCGCGTATTAACCCCGCGGAGATATTAAGACATGAATAA
- a CDS encoding transcription-repair coupling factor: MQKYSLFEPPVPASTKQDITWKGLVGSSLALATAQLANTQPRPLLLITADAPAAYRLEQEIKFFTRKFNLPVHVLPDWETLPYDNFSPHQDIISERLHILSQLTSMRTGVVIVALNTLLHRIAPTHFIAGHALAMQKGEVKPAEALRVQLERAGYRHVAQVMEHGEYSIRGSILDIFPMGNQTPYRIDYFDDEIDSIRIFDPETQRSVEEVNSINLLPAREFPTTKESIELFRRQFREQFEAQTAKDSIYQQVSQGILPAGIEYYLPLFFEQTATVFDYLPDDCLVLTQGDIQGQLARLWHDIRYRYEDRRWDKNKPILAPEQIYLLEDQLNQTLNTFPRIRVDLPADTRAKGPVEFNTRAIPDVHIDSRQKQPLAKISAAIDSAKKKAIRVLFITESAGRRESVLNLLSPLQLHPQYFESFAAFQEDSAEIGICVGHVNHSFATESLWVITETELLGARPDTRRRSETSSNQSSDTLIRNLAELKIGQPVVHLQHGVGEYQGLTTLDTGGVSTEFLTLSYADNTRLFVPVSNLHLISRYSGGDPDSVTLNRLGSDHWEKARKKAAEKIRDVAAELLDVYSKREAKPGYAFKIDEGEHQRFAAGFPFTETDDQLQAIQAVLADMQQPRAMDRLVCGDVGFGKTEVAMRAAFTAVHDNKQVAVLVPTTLLAQQHFENFKDRFADWPVRIEVLSRFRSAKQTKEVLAALENGHVDVVIGTHKLLQNDVKFADLGLLIVDEEHRFGVRQKEQIKKLRTEVDILTLTATPIPRTLNMAMNAIRDLSVIATPPARRLAVKTFVREYDNATVREAVLREILRGGQVYFLHNNVDTINATAENLQALIPEATVRIAHGQMGERELERIMSDFYHQRFNVLVCTTIIETGIDIPSANTIIMDRADHLGLAQLHQLRGRVGRSHHQAYAYLLTPHPKRMTKDAAKRLDAIAQLEDLGAGFILATHDLEIRGAGELLGDEQSGQIESIGFSLYMEMLEQAVTALKEGREPTLDALIENQTEIDLRIPALLPEDYIRDVNIRLSMYKRIAGAESKDMLDELQIELIDRFGLLPEPAKNLFRLSELRNQAKMLGIRKIDLGHQGGMVDFNTTTPVEPAAIIKLIQSEPGMFGMDGATKLKIRKSLEDTQARIKLVQSLLFALTPTSSTASQGV, encoded by the coding sequence ATGCAAAAATACTCTTTGTTTGAACCGCCGGTGCCCGCAAGTACCAAGCAAGATATTACATGGAAGGGTCTGGTTGGAAGCAGTCTCGCGCTTGCAACAGCTCAACTCGCTAACACACAGCCTCGGCCCTTGCTGTTAATCACCGCTGATGCACCGGCTGCCTATCGGCTTGAGCAGGAAATTAAATTTTTCACTCGCAAGTTTAATTTACCGGTGCACGTATTACCCGATTGGGAAACGCTTCCATACGATAACTTTTCTCCACATCAAGACATTATTTCTGAGCGCTTACACATTCTTTCGCAGCTCACAAGTATGCGCACGGGTGTGGTTATCGTAGCCTTAAATACGTTATTACATCGGATTGCACCAACTCATTTTATTGCTGGCCACGCACTTGCTATGCAAAAAGGCGAAGTAAAGCCCGCAGAAGCGTTACGAGTTCAACTGGAACGAGCCGGATATCGCCACGTTGCCCAAGTTATGGAACACGGTGAATATAGTATTCGTGGCTCAATTCTCGATATTTTTCCAATGGGGAATCAAACTCCTTATCGCATTGACTACTTTGACGACGAAATTGACAGCATTCGTATTTTCGATCCTGAAACACAGCGTTCCGTTGAAGAGGTTAACTCAATTAATCTGTTACCCGCGCGCGAGTTCCCGACCACCAAGGAAAGTATTGAATTATTTCGTCGCCAATTTCGTGAGCAATTTGAGGCACAGACCGCGAAAGATTCAATTTATCAGCAAGTAAGCCAAGGCATTTTACCTGCGGGAATCGAATATTATCTGCCTCTCTTTTTCGAGCAGACAGCGACAGTTTTCGATTATTTACCAGACGATTGTCTGGTTTTAACTCAAGGCGATATTCAAGGCCAATTAGCGCGTCTTTGGCATGATATTCGTTATCGCTATGAAGATCGGCGTTGGGACAAAAACAAGCCAATACTTGCCCCCGAGCAAATTTACCTGCTCGAAGATCAGTTAAATCAAACCCTCAACACGTTCCCTAGAATTCGCGTTGATTTACCCGCCGATACTCGAGCAAAAGGTCCGGTGGAGTTCAACACACGAGCCATTCCAGACGTGCATATTGATAGTCGCCAAAAGCAGCCCTTAGCTAAAATTTCAGCCGCTATCGACTCGGCAAAGAAAAAAGCAATCCGTGTTCTCTTCATCACAGAGTCTGCGGGTCGGCGCGAGAGTGTCTTGAACTTATTATCGCCTCTGCAATTGCACCCACAGTATTTTGAAAGCTTCGCAGCGTTCCAAGAAGACTCAGCGGAAATTGGTATTTGTGTAGGCCATGTTAATCACTCATTTGCGACCGAATCGCTGTGGGTAATTACCGAAACTGAGTTACTTGGAGCTCGCCCAGACACCAGACGCCGTTCAGAAACAAGTAGCAACCAAAGCAGTGACACGCTCATTCGCAATCTTGCCGAACTGAAAATTGGTCAGCCTGTCGTTCACTTACAACATGGCGTAGGTGAGTACCAAGGTTTAACTACGCTAGATACGGGCGGCGTGAGCACCGAATTTCTCACGCTGAGTTATGCGGATAATACGCGCCTATTTGTTCCTGTCAGCAATTTACATTTGATCAGTCGCTATAGCGGCGGCGATCCAGATAGTGTCACTCTGAACAGATTGGGGTCAGATCACTGGGAGAAAGCGCGTAAAAAAGCAGCAGAGAAAATACGCGACGTGGCAGCGGAATTACTCGATGTTTATTCGAAACGAGAAGCCAAGCCCGGTTATGCATTCAAGATCGACGAAGGCGAGCATCAGCGTTTTGCGGCAGGATTTCCTTTCACCGAAACGGACGACCAATTACAAGCCATTCAAGCAGTGTTAGCCGACATGCAACAGCCACGCGCAATGGACCGACTTGTTTGTGGAGACGTAGGCTTCGGGAAAACGGAAGTTGCGATGCGCGCTGCATTCACTGCTGTTCATGACAACAAACAAGTCGCCGTGCTCGTTCCCACGACGCTACTTGCTCAGCAACACTTTGAGAATTTTAAAGATAGATTTGCCGATTGGCCTGTGCGCATTGAAGTGTTGTCACGCTTTCGCTCTGCAAAGCAAACTAAAGAAGTACTTGCAGCACTAGAGAATGGCCATGTCGATGTGGTAATCGGTACCCACAAACTACTGCAGAATGATGTCAAGTTTGCAGATCTGGGCTTGCTCATTGTCGATGAAGAACATCGATTTGGAGTGCGTCAAAAAGAACAAATTAAAAAGCTTCGTACCGAAGTTGATATTTTAACGCTCACAGCAACGCCTATTCCGCGTACTTTAAATATGGCGATGAACGCCATTCGTGATTTGTCTGTGATCGCCACGCCACCCGCGCGCAGGCTTGCTGTAAAAACCTTCGTACGAGAATACGACAATGCAACCGTTCGGGAAGCCGTTTTGCGAGAAATTTTGCGCGGCGGTCAAGTGTACTTCCTCCACAACAACGTAGACACGATCAACGCAACGGCAGAAAACCTGCAAGCGCTGATACCGGAGGCAACGGTTCGAATTGCGCATGGTCAAATGGGTGAGCGTGAGCTAGAGAGGATCATGTCAGACTTCTATCATCAACGTTTTAATGTGTTGGTATGTACCACAATTATTGAAACCGGTATCGATATCCCTTCCGCCAATACCATTATTATGGATCGAGCCGATCACTTAGGTCTTGCTCAACTGCATCAGTTACGTGGCCGTGTGGGTCGCTCCCATCATCAAGCATATGCTTATTTGCTGACACCACACCCAAAACGCATGACCAAAGACGCCGCCAAGCGACTCGATGCGATTGCGCAACTTGAAGATCTCGGTGCGGGCTTCATCTTAGCTACCCATGATCTTGAAATTCGGGGCGCCGGTGAGCTATTAGGCGACGAGCAGAGTGGGCAGATCGAATCGATCGGCTTTAGCCTCTACATGGAAATGCTTGAGCAAGCGGTCACAGCACTCAAGGAAGGGCGAGAGCCCACGCTAGATGCACTTATTGAGAATCAAACTGAGATCGATTTACGCATTCCGGCGCTCTTGCCTGAAGACTATATTCGTGACGTAAATATCCGTTTGTCGATGTACAAACGGATCGCTGGAGCAGAGAGTAAAGACATGCTCGACGAGCTTCAAATTGAGTTAATTGATCGCTTTGGACTTTTGCCAGAGCCCGCCAAAAACCTCTTTAGATTGAGTGAGCTTCGTAATCAGGCCAAAATGCTAGGAATTCGTAAAATCGATTTAGGTCACCAAGGTGGCATGGTAGATTTTAACACCACGACCCCGGTTGAACCTGCAGCCATTATTAAGTTAATTCAATCAGAGCCAGGCATGTTCGGTATGGATGGGGCCACCAAACTGAAGATTAGAAAATCGCTCGAGGATACGCAAGCGAGAATAAAACTGGTACAGTCGTTATTATTTGCTTTAACACCTACCTCATCCACAGCGTCACAAGGAGTTTAA
- a CDS encoding Peptidoglycan-binding protein, CsiV, with translation MVITRFISKLVVSIVLSFLCVAAVFAQEDVTEDGYRWFEIEVLVVKYPEQSEALNERFPMEIRPIPVQRARDLLTSHLRPQIHGILQALPRCSWMTDLPAGVGELRWPIQVAPFPPLPDFTTDILCKRHEERIVTDRLYPAGPEMVGMELYHETPVVIHGEGGDVFTTQLPFLLPSDALRFTELRTSLARTGQATPLLHASWRQPVFTRNISRPHRLFGGINYTKDFDYYGFAKPDDAADWVTNLDPHNEAAASELNPILRLVTAIEAGEFSFQKPEQSSQRLPTPPEIPNSGVPRDVWEFDGLLQTYLIGNYLHIDGEFNFRAPASYAQQLSSPQEQANAWLQGDVEEVQFLRGFYLNQLKRVISHEVHYFDHPKFGVIIEVRRTERSARPE, from the coding sequence GTGGTGATTACGCGATTCATAAGCAAATTAGTGGTTAGTATTGTGCTCTCATTCCTTTGTGTAGCGGCGGTGTTCGCACAAGAAGACGTTACTGAAGATGGCTATCGCTGGTTTGAAATAGAAGTATTGGTAGTTAAATACCCTGAACAGAGCGAAGCACTGAATGAACGCTTTCCAATGGAGATTCGCCCTATTCCAGTACAGCGCGCCCGCGACCTATTAACTTCACATTTACGCCCTCAAATTCATGGTATTTTGCAGGCCTTACCGCGCTGTAGCTGGATGACAGATTTACCTGCAGGCGTCGGCGAGCTGCGCTGGCCGATTCAGGTAGCACCTTTTCCTCCACTTCCTGATTTTACGACCGACATTCTTTGTAAGCGCCACGAAGAGCGAATTGTCACCGATCGCCTTTATCCAGCAGGGCCTGAAATGGTCGGTATGGAGCTTTACCATGAAACACCTGTTGTCATTCATGGAGAAGGCGGTGACGTATTTACCACGCAATTGCCATTCCTACTCCCAAGTGATGCGCTGCGCTTTACTGAGTTAAGAACAAGTTTAGCTCGCACTGGGCAGGCAACGCCGCTTTTGCACGCAAGTTGGCGACAGCCTGTTTTTACCCGCAATATTAGTCGTCCCCATCGCCTTTTCGGAGGCATTAATTACACGAAAGATTTTGATTATTATGGTTTTGCCAAACCAGATGACGCTGCAGATTGGGTTACTAACCTCGATCCACATAATGAGGCAGCCGCGAGTGAGCTGAACCCTATATTACGATTAGTCACAGCAATTGAAGCGGGTGAGTTTAGCTTTCAAAAACCTGAGCAATCGAGTCAGCGGCTTCCTACGCCGCCGGAAATTCCAAACTCAGGCGTTCCAAGAGATGTTTGGGAATTCGACGGCCTGCTGCAAACCTATTTGATTGGCAATTATCTACATATTGATGGTGAGTTTAACTTCCGCGCGCCGGCATCTTATGCGCAACAACTTTCGAGTCCGCAAGAGCAAGCGAACGCCTGGCTTCAAGGCGATGTGGAAGAAGTTCAGTTTTTACGTGGTTTCTATTTGAATCAATTGAAACGAGTGATTAGCCATGAAGTACACTACTTCGATCATCCCAAGTTTGGCGTGATTATCGAAGTAAGGCGCACCGAACGTTCGGCGCGCCCAGAATAA
- a CDS encoding asparagine synthase (glutamine-hydrolysing) — MCGIAGVFYQNPQDMINPQVLVNMAAIMHHRGPDGYGYKVLPEAGVGFSHARLSIIDLDENRGRQPFLSRDQRLLLAHNGEFYDFQRIRADLTAQGARFASKSDSEVVIEMYPRMGMTDMLPHLRGEFAFALFDQQEDALHLVRDRFGIKPLYYTQTEKGIVFGSELKVLFAHPEVKRSFSSEGLYHQLIQVMVPGSTAFEGIKQVAPGHVVTIKRVQGQFEVSESKYWDVNFPLEHEHDQDPDEEVYIKGVREKLLEAVQHRLTADVPVGAYLSGGIDSCSILGLAAAASQNPVKAFTIGFDSADYDETPIAREMAEATGADHHVMALKADDLYDHFEKTLWHTERTIYNTLGVAKYLMSQQVNASSYKVVMTGEGSDELYAGYPAFRKDLFLHGLAHLPPEERDAWQEMLEKNNKLFKGAMLAREEFVSEAFVKKMGFTPSCVQPWLSCSSYADALLAKDRKAELSGYDAGAAIAETLDQDMLKDRHPLDKAQYVWIKTMLEGQILTWGGDRVDMANSMEARPAFLDHHLAEHAFKIPPHLRIRGNKEKWVLREAMKGLLPETLYKREKFAFMAPPAHTDPKKWRALKKLADKYLNREAIEKAGLLDFDEVQKLFAIHDDPDVTAEVQVQLDAVVNHMLGVQILHKYFVQTDVPADAARRAEELGWHA, encoded by the coding sequence ATGTGCGGAATTGCAGGTGTGTTTTATCAAAATCCCCAAGACATGATTAACCCGCAAGTGCTAGTGAACATGGCAGCGATCATGCATCACAGGGGGCCTGATGGTTATGGATACAAGGTTTTACCAGAAGCAGGTGTGGGTTTTAGCCATGCACGCTTGTCGATTATTGATTTAGATGAGAATCGAGGACGACAACCGTTTTTGTCGCGTGATCAACGGCTTTTACTGGCTCACAACGGCGAATTTTATGACTTTCAGCGGATTCGGGCCGATTTGACTGCACAGGGAGCGCGTTTTGCGAGTAAAAGTGACTCTGAAGTTGTCATTGAGATGTATCCAAGAATGGGCATGACTGACATGCTACCTCACTTGCGTGGTGAGTTTGCATTTGCGTTGTTCGACCAGCAAGAAGATGCGCTGCACTTGGTACGAGATAGGTTTGGGATTAAGCCTTTGTATTATACTCAAACGGAGAAGGGAATTGTCTTCGGCTCTGAGCTCAAAGTACTCTTTGCTCACCCCGAGGTGAAGCGCTCGTTTTCATCGGAAGGACTCTATCATCAATTAATTCAAGTGATGGTGCCTGGCAGTACCGCATTCGAAGGTATCAAGCAGGTTGCACCTGGACATGTAGTGACCATTAAGCGGGTACAAGGTCAATTCGAAGTAAGTGAATCCAAGTACTGGGACGTCAACTTTCCGCTTGAACATGAACACGATCAAGACCCAGATGAAGAAGTTTATATTAAAGGAGTGCGTGAAAAGTTACTAGAAGCAGTACAGCATCGTTTAACCGCTGATGTGCCAGTAGGGGCCTACCTTTCTGGGGGGATCGACTCGTGTTCGATTCTTGGGTTAGCGGCCGCTGCCAGTCAGAATCCGGTGAAAGCGTTTACCATTGGCTTTGATTCTGCTGATTATGACGAAACGCCTATTGCCAGAGAAATGGCTGAGGCAACAGGCGCTGACCACCATGTCATGGCACTAAAAGCAGATGACTTATACGATCATTTCGAGAAAACGTTGTGGCATACCGAGCGCACCATCTATAACACGCTCGGTGTCGCCAAATATTTAATGAGTCAGCAGGTCAACGCATCTAGCTACAAAGTGGTCATGACTGGGGAAGGCTCGGATGAGCTGTATGCGGGCTATCCTGCATTTCGCAAAGATTTGTTCTTACATGGCCTTGCTCACCTGCCACCAGAGGAGCGTGATGCGTGGCAAGAAATGTTAGAAAAGAACAATAAGCTTTTCAAAGGCGCGATGCTGGCACGGGAGGAGTTTGTCAGCGAAGCTTTCGTTAAGAAGATGGGCTTTACACCGAGCTGTGTGCAGCCATGGTTAAGTTGCTCTTCGTACGCAGATGCCTTGCTAGCAAAAGATCGAAAGGCTGAATTAAGTGGCTACGATGCAGGTGCTGCAATTGCTGAAACGTTAGATCAGGATATGCTGAAAGACCGGCATCCTCTTGATAAAGCTCAATATGTTTGGATTAAAACCATGCTAGAAGGGCAAATATTGACTTGGGGTGGTGACCGCGTGGATATGGCAAACTCGATGGAAGCACGTCCCGCGTTTCTCGACCATCATTTGGCAGAGCATGCATTTAAGATACCGCCACATTTAAGAATTCGCGGTAATAAAGAGAAATGGGTGCTCCGCGAAGCGATGAAAGGACTGCTTCCAGAAACACTCTATAAGCGTGAGAAGTTCGCGTTTATGGCGCCACCGGCACATACTGATCCGAAAAAATGGCGAGCATTGAAGAAGCTTGCTGATAAATATTTGAATAGAGAGGCCATTGAGAAAGCGGGGCTACTCGATTTCGACGAGGTACAAAAGCTTTTCGCAATTCATGACGATCCGGATGTAACGGCTGAAGTGCAAGTACAACTCGATGCGGTGGTAAACCACATGTTGGGCGTACAGATTCTGCATAAGTATTTTGTACAAACCGATGTGCCTGCAGATGCTGCGCGAAGAGCAGAAGAACTAGGCTGGCACGCCTAG
- a CDS encoding aspartate carbamoyltransferase catalytic subunit, protein MTMNDPSFDRERPDVYGDAHPKALLRTIQEDGDFLLKLSNQHVVSSDQFCPDTLKQLFRLAAKYESNPTRFSTPLQGKILISAFYEPSTRTRLSFESAWHRLGGDIMSITDRSTTGIAKGECLEDVAEMFNNYGDCVVLRDNQADSIEQMMDTLRIPIINAGNGSDEHPTQAMADLYAIFKWRPDLLAGEVPPEKKLKMGVIGIPGKMRTVRSLLKTLAVFHHCFSEVVIITDRKHEQDIFTPGQREELEKKGLKLSITHELDAVLPTLDITYINAIAWEGDTFETYGAKFVLSAKSPLKKGGIVLHPLARGEELNKDLDNTPHNWYFSQARGAVFLRMALLTCMVQRAERVIDVV, encoded by the coding sequence ATGACCATGAATGATCCCTCATTCGATCGGGAAAGGCCCGACGTATATGGCGATGCACATCCGAAGGCATTGCTACGAACGATCCAAGAAGACGGCGACTTTCTATTAAAGTTGTCGAATCAACATGTAGTTTCGTCGGATCAGTTTTGCCCTGATACACTCAAGCAACTGTTCCGTTTAGCTGCGAAATATGAGAGCAACCCGACGCGGTTTAGTACGCCTTTACAGGGCAAAATACTAATTAGTGCTTTTTACGAGCCGAGTACACGAACTCGCCTGAGTTTTGAGAGTGCCTGGCACCGTTTAGGTGGCGACATTATGTCGATCACAGATCGCTCAACGACTGGGATCGCAAAAGGAGAGTGCCTCGAAGACGTTGCCGAGATGTTCAATAATTATGGGGATTGCGTGGTGTTACGTGATAACCAAGCAGACTCAATTGAACAAATGATGGATACCCTGCGAATTCCAATTATTAACGCAGGAAATGGCTCGGACGAACACCCAACTCAAGCGATGGCTGATTTGTATGCCATCTTCAAATGGCGCCCCGATCTTTTAGCCGGTGAGGTGCCGCCCGAGAAAAAACTGAAAATGGGTGTCATTGGTATTCCCGGTAAAATGCGAACGGTGCGTAGCTTATTGAAAACACTCGCGGTGTTCCACCATTGCTTTAGTGAGGTGGTGATTATTACGGATCGTAAACATGAGCAGGATATCTTCACACCAGGTCAACGCGAAGAGCTTGAGAAAAAAGGTTTAAAGCTTTCTATTACGCATGAGTTAGACGCCGTATTACCCACATTAGACATCACCTATATCAATGCTATTGCATGGGAAGGAGACACGTTTGAGACCTACGGTGCAAAATTTGTCTTGAGTGCGAAGTCGCCGTTGAAAAAGGGTGGAATTGTCCTCCATCCGCTCGCTCGCGGTGAGGAACTCAATAAAGATCTCGATAATACGCCACATAATTGGTATTTCAGCCAAGCACGAGGCGCCGTTTTTCTTCGTATGGCATTACTAACCTGCATGGTTCAGAGAGCTGAACGTGTAATTGATGTTGTGTGA